The following are encoded together in the Lathyrus oleraceus cultivar Zhongwan6 chromosome 3, CAAS_Psat_ZW6_1.0, whole genome shotgun sequence genome:
- the LOC127130411 gene encoding uncharacterized protein LOC127130411: protein MGSDKKNTLPLKFKLPRVDTLLALSSKITSCKKNNFIYRYRQIMDLLTTYVDVSALVALSQYYDPPLKLFTFKYFQLVPTIEEYKRLLGWYVKDHPPFTKLGELLMPKSVVEALHIFVEEVTLGLGPRGFSRKFLEEKAWALEKEGKWFPFSATLAFLTYGLVLFPSDDDYKNLFIISAFVSGNPIHALVSDVYYFLHTRHKKRKGVVIMSCGDFPNVPLMGPRGCINYNPLLAMRQLGYLMENELKAELLKDVFLPGLGEENPNLLQKIKQAWTQIHRKGKELGKRDCRAKESYRQWVVQRVKEVKLPYNIDVQVPPPELEPIDHFSALKNKSLGWLNEKARMNGLLDTYAGSINLLQPVVVMYQANYDFLVRFCNELTKEVPWKLEDALEDAYENTTPYSIL from the exons ATGGGATCCGATAAGAAGAATACTCTTCCACTCAAGTTCAAGCTTCCAAGAGTGGATACTCTCTTGGCTCTCAGCAGCAAAATCACTTCATGCAAAAAGAACAACTTCATCTATAGATATAGACAGATCATGGATCTTCTTACCACCTATGTAGACGTCTCAGCCTTGGTGGCCTTATCTCAATATTATGATCCACCACTCAAATTATTTACATTCAAATACTTTCAATTAGTTCCGACAATTGAAGAATACAAGAGACTGCTAGGTTGGTATGTGAAAGATCACCCTCCCTTCACAAAGTTGGGTGAACTGTTGATGCCTAAATCAGTTGTTGAAGCATTGCACATATTTGTTGAAGAGGTAACCCTTGGTCTAGGACCTAGGGGTTTTTCTAGGAAGTTCTTAGAAGAGAAGGCATGGGCCTTGGAGAAAGAAGGGAAATGGTTTCCCTTCAGTGCTACTCTAGCCTTCTTGACTTATGGACTCGTCCTATTCCCAAGTGACGATGACTATAAAAACCTTTTTATCATCAGTGCATTCGTATCAGGGAATCCTATCCATGCATTGGTGTCTGATGTGTATTACTTCTTACACACTAGGCACAAAAAGAGAAAAGGTGTG gttatcatgagttgtggagacTTCCCAAATGTGCCACTCATGGGCCCCCGTGGTTGCATAAATTACAATCCCTTGTTGGCCATGAGGCAGTTGGGATACTTGATGGAGAATGAACTTAAGGCTGAATTACTGAAAGATGTCTTTTTACCCGGTTTGGGAGAAGAGAATCCAAATCTATTGCAGAAGATTAAACAAGCTTGGACTCAAATTCATCGCAAAGGAAAAGAGTTGGGTAAACGTGATTGTCGAGCTAAAGAGTCGTATCGCCAGTGGGTGGTACAAAGGGTGAAAGAAGTCAAGCTACCTTACAATATTGATGTACAAGTTCCTCCACCAGAACTAGAGCCAAT AGATCATTTTTCTGCTCTAAAGAATAAGAGTTTGGGTTGGCTCAATGAGAAGGCTCGTATGAATGGTCTTCTTGATACTTATGCTGGATCTATCAACTTGTTGCAACCTGTTGTCGTTATGTACCAAGCCAACTATGATTTCTTAGTAAGGTTCTGCAATGAGTTAACCAAGGAGGTTCCTTGGAAGCTAGAAGATGCTCTGGAAGATGCTTATGAGAATACTACTCCATACTCGATACTCTGA